Genomic window (Cellulosilyticum lentocellum DSM 5427):
TGGATGCTTCCGCCAAAGGCACTCTAGCAAACTCTTTTCTAGCTGCGGCGCTAATAAGTTCCCTTTTTTCTGGTGCTAAATTATAAAAAGTTTTCTTTGGCATTTTCTATCTCCTTTCTCCATGTCACACCGTCTCATTAAGTCAAGGTCTCATTACCTTATTTTCTCTCCCCAGGTAATGTGACAATGTGTCATATCTCATTATTATATATGACACATTGTCATATTGCAACTTATTTAAACTTGAAAACCCTTACAAAATAGTGTTTACCGTTTTGCTATTTTTATTGCTTTTTACTAACTACTTTTATTTTTCCACAAAAAAATAAGATAACTTACCCAATCTTCTTCTTAAGTAAGCTATCTTATTTATTTATAGTCCCTCATTATAGTAGAGCCACACAATGTGACTATATCACTTCATTTATTTTCTTAATCATCATCAATGCTTGGTTATCATCTACTTCTAATTCGTCATGAATAAAACCTGGCTCAATGTAAAAAATACCTCTGCCATCTGGTTCATAACCCCTTTTAGCTAGTAAATGTTGGGCTGCTTCATAAGCTTCAGAAAGGCCCACTCCTATAGCACAATACTGACTTTTAGCTGCTGCTCGTTTTTCTAATTCATCCATGAGTCTAGAAGCAATTCCTTGATTTCTAAAACCCTCTCTTACATGAAGCTCTTTAATAACCGGAATATGCTCTTCTTCTAATTCTTCATCATTCCAGTCTAGTTTAGCATAGCCAGCCAGTTCCCCATTATATAATGCTATAATGAGTTCGCTTTCACCTGAAAGCATTTCTTCGTAATAGGATGTATAAGTAGAATGGTTTGTATGCATAAAGGTCTTCTCTAGTAACTGACTATCTGCACTTTCCATATCTCTAAGTATAATATCCCCTTCAATATCCATTAGCTTCCTCCTATTTTTGTATCATACAACTCACATCTTTTATTATACCGGTTTTAGGTGATAATGCAAGTTATCCTAGCTAATCCCAATAAACTTTTCAATAACGTGTGCAACACCATCTTCATCGTTATTCTTAGTAATATAATCAGCAGCTTCTTTTACTTCATCAAAGGCATTACCCATAGCAACACCTAATCCTGCAAATTGAATCATATCTAA
Coding sequences:
- a CDS encoding GNAT family N-acetyltransferase, with the protein product MDIEGDIILRDMESADSQLLEKTFMHTNHSTYTSYYEEMLSGESELIIALYNGELAGYAKLDWNDEELEEEHIPVIKELHVREGFRNQGIASRLMDELEKRAAAKSQYCAIGVGLSEAYEAAQHLLAKRGYEPDGRGIFYIEPGFIHDELEVDDNQALMMIKKINEVI